In Aspergillus oryzae RIB40 DNA, chromosome 6, one genomic interval encodes:
- a CDS encoding putative isoamyl alcohol oxidase (FAD/FMN-containing dehydrogenases) yields MKGSWMLAAATAALTSTAFADDSNCYCLPGDSCWPSTSSWESLNSTVGGRLVATVPIGSPCHDPNYDAAACAALKSNWTTPLPHLESSSSIMQTYFANQSCDPFTAESRPCLLGNFVSYAVNVSSSDDVIAAINFAKDNNIRFVIKNTGHDYMGRSTGAGALSVWTHHLNDIEYKDWSDSYYQGPAFKVSAGVMGYQILNAAHAKGLAVVTGECPTVGLAGGYIQGGGHSALSTKFGLGADNTLAFEVVTADGQLVTASRSQNSDLYWALSGGGAGNYGVVMSVTVRAHPDAKISGAGLQFAATANTTEAFWKAVAKFHTLLPNMTDQGVTVIYQMVSGVFAINPLTAYNKTTDDVKAILAPFTTALTDLGIAYKVSYTEYDSYYDHYNKYMGPLPYGNLAVATYQYGGRLIPRNVLENNPTGMASVLRNLTSHGVIAVGVGMNVSQPGNVSNAIFPALRNAAVTMQIGTNWNETAPWSQMVADQYKITNEYVPQLEAVTPGSGCYQNEGNFRQPNWKETFFGRNYSPLLSVKSKWDPNNFFYVLKGVGSDAWTVSESGRMCRS; encoded by the exons ATGAAGGGCTCCTGGATGTTGGCCGCTGCCACGGCGGCTCTCACTTCCACAGCGTTTGCTGATGATTCGAACTGCTACTGCCTCCCTGGAGATAGCTGCTGGCCCTCCACGTCATCCTGGGAATCGCTCAACTCCACGGTCGGTGGTCGTTTGGTCGCAACCGTGCCCATTGGAAGCCCCTGCCATGATCCCAATTACGATGCCGCTGCTTGTGCGGCGTTGAAGTCCAACTGGACTACCCCACTGCCTCA TCTCGAGTCGTCTTCCTCGATCATGCAGACCTACTTTGCCAACCAGAGTTGCGACCCCTTCACCGCGGAGTCGCGGCCGTGTCTGTTGGGCAACTTCGTCAGCTACGCAGTCAACGTCTCGTCCAGCGACGATGTCATTGCCGCGATTAACTTTGCCAAAGACAACAACATCCGTTTCGTTATCAAGAACACTGGTCATGA CTATATGGGCCGTTCGACCGGCGCTGGCGCTCTCTCCGTGTGGACGCACCATTTGAATGATATTGAATACAAGGATTGGTCGGATTCATACTACCAAGGTCCCGCATTCAAGGTTTCCGCCGGTGTCATGGGATACCAGATCCTCAACGCTGCCCATGCAAAGGGACTCGCCGTTGTGACTGGTGAGTGCCCGACTGTCGGCCTCGCTGGTGGCTATATTCAGGGCGGCGGTCACTCTGCCCTGAGCACCAAGTTCGGCCTGGGAGCAGACAACACCTTGGCCTTCGAGGTTGTCACCGCCGACGGCCAGCTGGTCACTGCCTCTCGCTCCCAGAACTCTGATCTTTACTGGGCTCTGAGCGGCGGTGGTGCTGGTAACTACGGTGTGGTCATGTCCGTCACCGTCAGGGCTCACCCAGACGCCAAGATCTCCGGCGCTGGCCTCCAGTTCGCGGCCACTGCCAACACCACCGAGGCCTTCTGGAAAGCCGTCGCGAAGTTCCACACCCTTCTGCCCAACATGACCGATCAGGGCGTGACCGTTATCTACCAGATGGTTTCGGGCGTCTTTGCCATCAACCCCCTGACCGCGTACAACAAGACCACCGACGACGTCAAGGCCATCCTGGCCCCCTTCACCACGGCCCTCACGGACCTCGGCATCGCCTATAAGGTCTCCTACACCGAGTACGACTCCTACTACGACCACTACAACAAGTACATGGGCCCCCTGCCCTACGGCAACCTCGCAGTCGCCACCTACCAATACGGCGGCCGTCTGATCCCCCGTAACGTCCTCGAGAACAACCCCACCGGCATGGCCTCCGTGCTCCGCAACCTAACCAGCCACGGCGTCATCGCCGTCGGAGTCGGCATGAACGTCTCCCAGCCCGGCAACGTCTCCAACGCCATCTTCCCAGCCCTGCGCAACGCCGCAGTGACCATGCAAATCGGCACAAACTGGAACGAAACCGCCCCCTGGTCCCAAATGGTCGCCGACCAGTACAAGATCACGAACGAGTACGTACCTCAACTCGAGGCCGTCACCCCGGGAAGCGGCTGCTACCAAAACGAGGGCAACTTCCGCCAGCCTAACTGGAAGGAGACTTTCTTCGGCAGAAACTACTCGCCCTTGCTCTCGGTCAAGTCGAAGTGGGATCCTAATAACTTCTTCTATGTCCTTAAGGGTGTGGGCAGTGATGCCTGGACGGTTTCCGAGTCGGGCCGTATGTGTCGGTCTTAG
- a CDS encoding uncharacterized protein (predicted protein), which produces MVVIRYYGPDPGNHPDPKELPNIFRNLKSGPEAAFVLGCDGVLQASTIDHDILDAIGLPPRLIKAFLDRDTFDPQMEDMYRGVDGTKVPQEQCWKPGPSLLPPPFAEEEKACFKKEIEENKEVIQENIRKRESGEVKPCGVVVCSPGERGE; this is translated from the coding sequence ATGGTTGTCATCAGGTACTACGGCCCTGACCCCGGCAACCACCCTGACCCAAAAGAATTACCCAATATCTTCCGCAACCTGAAGTCCGGCCCAGAGGCTGCCTTTGTCCTGGGCTGCGATGGCGTCCTCCAAGCTTCGACAATTGACCACGACATACTAGACGCCATCGGCCTTCCACCCCGATTGATCAAAGCCTTTCTCGATCGGGATACATTTGACCCGCAGATGGAAGATATGTATCGTGGAGTGGATGGAACTAAAGTGCCCCAGGAGCAGTGCTGGAAGCCAGGTCCATCGTTATTACCACCACCATTcgcagaggaggaaaaagcaTGTTTTAaaaaggagattgaggagaacaaggaagtTATTCAGGAGAATAttaggaaaagggaaagtggTGAAGTGAAGCCGTGTGGGGTTGTTGTCTGTAGTCCTggggagagaggggaatGA
- a CDS encoding uncharacterized protein (predicted protein), with the protein MEAVLKNTAIEIPIVTMSTTIARCSFIIYLLAILGSNKTYKFVLWVIMIWQLSGNIVSAVLPLSICRNVNILWDPTVKTTCGDSSAVIKFAYYSNTVNSATDLFLAVFPIPVFWNLNLKTRVKLGLIVLLSLGLVAMVASIVKTTKLNQLPSITNLGASGGIELIRWGYVENAVIIITSSIPCIRPLVMSSVKKFSSHSFSRSYELRSPFTGNRRTGENDTAQSRRKLATTNNDVETCSIERILNPYSHNTVIGSHQTSSNRSDRGITKQVEMSVYSSDDPARSV; encoded by the exons ATGGAAGCCGTATTGAAAAACACCGCCATCGAGATTCCGATTGTCACTATGAGCACTACGATTGCCCGCTGCTCCTTTATCATATACCTTCTCGCTATTCTCGGCTCCAACAAAACGTACAAATTCGTATTATGGGTTATCATGATCTGGCAGCTCTCCGGCAACATCGTCTCCGCTGTCCTCCCTCTGAGCATCTGTCGTAACGTTAATATTCTCTGGGATCCGACCGTGAAGACGACTTGCGGTGATAGTAGTGCAGTCATCAAGTTTGCCTACTACTCTAACA CTGTCAACTCAGCCACGGACTTGTTTCTGGCCGTGTTCCCCATCCCCGTCTTTTGGAATCTTAACCTGAAAACGCGCGTCAAGCTCGGGTTGATTGTTCTGCTCAGTCTAGGTCTTGT GGCCATGGTAGCATCTATCgtgaaaacaacaaaacTGAACCAACTCCCCAGCATCACAAATCTCGGTGCCTCCGGCGGCATTGAGCTCATCCGCTGGGGCTACGTGGAAAACGCCGtgatcatcatcacctcGTCGATCCCTTGCATCCGGCCGCTCGTCATGTCCTCCGTCAAGAAATTCTCCAGCCACAGCTTCTCCCGTTCATATGAGTTGCGCAGCCCCTTCACCGGGAATCGTCGCACAGGTGAGAATGATACCGCTCAGTCGCGCCGCAAACTAGCGACGACGAATAATGATGTCGAAACGTGTAGTATTGAGCGCATCCTGAACCCTTATTCGCACAATACGGTTATCGGTAGCCATCAGACTTCGTCGAATCGGTCGGATCGGGGGATTACGAAACAGGTGGAGATGTCGGTTTATTCGAGTGATGATCCTGCGAGGAGTGTTTGA
- a CDS encoding uncharacterized protein (ribulose kinase and related carbohydrate kinases): protein MLGTVGAKVDLPSNPSDKRQELFTRLAAVAGTSTCHLVMSPNPVFVPGVWGPYRDVLLPDCWMAEGGQSATGQLLKHVIETHPAYNQAKDLADVQKTNIFTFLNEHLREMADKNNAPCVAYPARHFFYYGDLWGNRSPMADPKMTGSIVGLTSDTSINSLAILYYSTLEFIALQTRQIIESMNRSGHHITSIFMSGSQCQNDILVNLIASACDMTVVVPFYVNAAVCHGAAMLGAKAATADAKGNTADLQEIMEKMSKPGKCFFPTEDQREKSLLQAKYHVFLDQCQKQREYRALVDQALAK, encoded by the exons ATGTTAG GCACGGTCGGAGCCAAGGTTGATCTCCCCAGCAACCCCAGCGACAAGAGACAAGAACTCTTCACTAGACTCGCAGCGGTAGCAGGAACCTCCACATGTCACCTCGTTATGTCGCCGAATCCCGTTTTCGTTCCTGGTGTTTGGGGACCGTATCGAGATGTCTTACTTCCCGATTGCTGGATGGCCGAAGGAGGGCAATCTGCAACGGGCCAGCTACTCAAGCATGTTATTGAAACTCACCCGGCGTATAATCAGGCGAAGGACCTGGCAGATGTGCAGAAAACCAACATTTTCACATTTCTAAACGAGCATCTACGGGAGATGGCTGATAAAAACAACGCCCCCTGTGTTGCATACCCTGCACGCCATTTCTTCTACTACGGGGACCTTTGGGGTAATCGATCCCCCATGGCTGATCCGAAGATGACGGGTTCAATCGTCGGTTTGACAAGCGATACATCAATCAACAGCCTCGCCATCCTCTACTACAGTACCTTGGAATTCATCGCGTTGCAGACCCGACAAATCATTGAGAGCATGAATCGGTCCGGTCATCACATTACCTCCATCTTCATGTCGGGGTCTCAATGCCAAAATGACATTCTAGTCAACTTGATTGCCTCTGCTTGTGACATGACTGTTGTGGTTCCGTTCTATGTGAATGCGGCCGTGTGTCACGGAGCCGCAATGCTGGGTGCTAAGGCTGCTACCGCGGATGCGAAAGGAAACACAGCTGATCTCCAGGAGAttatggagaagatgagcAAGCCTGGGAAATGTTTCTTCCCGACTGAGGatcagagagaaaagagttTATTGCAGGCAAAATACCATGTCTTTCTCGACCAATGtcaaaaacaaagagagtATCGGGCGTTGGTTGACCAGGCGCTGGCAAAGTGA
- a CDS encoding NAD(P)-dependent alcohol dehydrogenase (sorbitol dehydrogenase) yields the protein MSESIRQVIELNPSLVLKAVQQLEFEDRPVPDLLEPYDVSVRIEYTGICGNDVHYWQRGRIGQFILEKPMVLGHESAGVVEKVGSKVKSLAVGDHVALEPGVPCRRCTFCKAGNYNLCSEMAFAATPPFDGTLAKYYVLPEDFCYKLPTNVSLQEGAVVEPLSVAVHLVRQAALQPGQSVVVFGAGPVGLLCCAVARAFGASKVIVVDVQPKRLEFARAYAATAHFLPGVETSPADNAVRLREENELEMGADVVIEASGAEPSVYTGIHILRPGGTYVQGGMGKEEVKFPITAACTKELNIRGSFRYSSGDYKLAIELIAAGKINVKALITQVFKFEDAPRAFEEVKSGKGIKTLIAGPGV from the exons ATGAGTGAGAGCATCCGCCAAGTCATAGAACTT AACCCATCATTGGTGCTCAAAGCTGTCCAACAGCTCGAGTTCGAGGACCGCCCGGTACCAGACTTGTTGGAGCCCTACGATGTTTCCGTGCGGATTGAATATACAGGGATATGCGGCAACGAT GTCCACTACTGGCAGCGCGGCCGAATTGGCCAATTCATCCTCGAAAAGCCGATGGTGCTAGGCCACGAGTCAGCCGGAGTAGTAGAGAAGGTCGGCTCCAAAGTGAAATCACTAGCAGTGGGCGATCATGTTGCCCTAGAACCCGGAGTGCCCTGTCGGCGATGCACGTTTTGCAAAGCGGGGAACTACAACCTGTGCAGCGAGATGGCATTTGCTGCTACTCCCCCCTTTGATGGCACCTTGGCCAAGTATTATGTTTTGCCAGAGGACTTTTGCTACAAGCTCCCTACGAATGTTAGCTTGCAAGAAGGCGCCGTTGTGGAACCCCTTAGTGTTGCAGTGCATCTCGTTCGACAGGCCGCGCTGCAGCCAGGGCAGTCGGTAGTGGTATTTGGTGCAGGACCCGTCGGCCTTTTGTGCTGTGCGGTGGCTCGAGCTTTTGGGGCTTCCAAGGTAATTGTCGTTGATGTGCAGCCTAAGCGATTGGAATTTGCCCGTGCCTATGCGGCAACTGCTCATTTTCTCCCGGGCGTGGAGACCTCTCCGGCGGATAACGCTGTtcggcttcgagaagagaacGAACTCGAAATGGGCGCGGATGTTGTCATCGAGGCCTCCGGTGCAGAGCCATCGGTCTACACAGGTATCCATATCTTGAGACCTGGTGGAACGTATGTTcaaggaggaatgggaaaggaggaagttaAGTTTCCAATCACGGCGGCATGCACGAAGGAGCTCAATATTCGGGGAAGTTTTCGATATTCGAGTGGCGATTATAAGCTCGCTATTGAGCTAATCGCGGCTGGGAAAATCAACGTTAAGGCCCTGATCACACAAGTTTTCAAGTTTGAGGATGCACCGCGGGCGTTTGAGGAGGTGAAGTCAGGGAAAGGGATTAAGACACTCATTGCAGGCCCGGGAGTCTGA
- a CDS encoding Zn(II)2Cys6 transcription factor (predicted protein), with protein MDLLHIPPKERKSRTSRPKVRTGCVTCKYSSTNSQLDRARRKKCDEARPHCRTCVSAGRECGGYEETIDRRTRAWKTTNATVDVPCKIKLEVQKNQLTVAKDCGAWISRLLVDPSQADLSLSERWYLGLFRSSTASQCSGYFPLEFWRRMVHQFSEVEPAVRHAIIAISALHRSFSTTQSAQNSGKPNDPHLFPLRQCNKAIICLQQRLQSASCRQDSHVLITLVTCVLFVSFAFLQGDTDAASCHLRHGTRLLQETYLSNTKKKLDYGPALTDVFYHLELHWASLREPEAASLNHEHSIVQSMALGNPVWCKPVHSLEDACNLLIGLAWLVCENDPENSKMVVAREILDKHQEAILQKLQTWKTELTTSLTRKKVLLSSRDRHTLAALNLWTEIIFIRVSTDSRQNEGESRFDSFTSNFQRVVQLAKSVLSSDFSQSPMPTFSVGMGMIPPLYLCAFRCRDWHIRREAVQLLQRWQLQEGAWTSSGTAFVVSRMIAIESEGLTPGELVPERARISAMRAGALPDGSGIRLWYRRSQGGSSTQNDSNRNPWESEILPF; from the exons atggACCTGCTGCACATACCACCCAAGGAACGAAAGTCGCGGACGAGCCGTCCCAAGGTGCGCACTGGCTGTGTGACCTGCAA GTATTCTAGTACTAATTCCCAGCTTGATAGGGCTCGGCGTAAGAAATGTGACGAGGCTCGCCCGCACTGTCGCACCTGTGTCAGCGCAGGACGCGAGTGCGGCGGCTATGAGGAGACCATCGATCGACGGACTCGAGCCTGGAAAACTACTAATGCCACCGTTGATGTCCCTTGCAAGATAAAGCTTGAAGTTCAGAAGAACCAACTCACTGTGGCGAAGGACTGCGGCGCCTGGATTTCCCGCCTTCTAGTCGATCCGAGCCAGGCCGATTTGTCGCTATCCGAACGTTGGTATCTGGGTCTCTTTCGCTCCAGCACGGCTTCGCAATGCTCAGGCTACTTTCCACTCGAATTTTGGCGTCGAATGGTTCATCAATTTAGCGAGGTGGAGCCGGCTGTCCGTCATGCGATCATTGCCATCAGTGCCCTTCATCGAAGTTTTAGCACAACACAGTCTGCACAGAATTCGGGCAAACCGAATGATCCTCACTTGTTCCCCCTTCGACAATGTAACAAGGCCATTATTTGTTTACAGCAAAGGCTGCAAAGTGCCAGCTGTCGGCAGGATTCTCATGTCCTTATCACCTTGGTCACTTGCGTTCTTTTCGTCTCTTTTGCATTCCTCCAAGGCGACACCGATGCAGCCAGTTGTCATCTACGGCATGGCACCCGTCTCCTCCAGGAGACATACTTAAGTAATACTAAGAAGAAGCTGGACTATGGACCAGCGTTGACGGATGTATTCTACCATTTAGAGCTGCACTGGGCGAGTCTCCgggagcctgaggcagctTCCTTGAACCATGAGCACTCCATCGTTCAATCTATGGCTCTCGGCAACCCGGTTTGGTGCAAGCCTGTACATTCCCTCGAGGACGCATGTAATCTCTTGATTGGTCTTGCGTGGCTCGTCTGCGAGAACGATCCCGAGAACAGTAAGATGGTGGTGGCTAGGGAGATCCTCGATAAACACCAAGAAGCGATCTTGCAGAAGCTCCAGACTTGGAAGACAGAATTAACCACATCGCTCACTCGCAAGAAGGTTCTACTATCATCAAGAGATCGTCATACACTAGCGGCCCTCAACTTATGGACcgagatcatcttcatccgagTCTCAACAGATAGCAGGCAAAATGAGGGAGAGAGCAGATTTGACTCTTTCACATCAAACTTCCAGCGTGTGGTCCAGCTTGCCAAGTCTGTCCTCTCTTCCGACTTCAGTCAGTCTCCCATGCCAACATTCTCCGTCGGGATGGGTATGATCCCACCCCTTTACCTTTGTGCTTTCCGGTGCCGTGATTGGCATATTCGGAGAGAAGCGGTGCAGCTATTGCAGAGATGGCAGCTTCAGGAGGGGGCCTGGACAAGCTCAGGGACGGCTTTTGTTGTGAGTCGGATGATTGCCATTGAATCGGAGGGTCTTACACCGGGTGAACTTGTCCCTGAGCGTGCACGTATCAGTGCAATGCGTGCGGGTGCCCTGCCTGACGGGTCAGGAATCCGATTGTGGTATCGTCGATCTCAGGGTGGCAGCTCAACCCAAAATGACAGTAACCGCAATCCCTGGGAGTCGGAAATACTGCCTTTCTGA
- a CDS encoding uncharacterized protein (Na+-independent Cl/HCO3 exchanger AE1 and related transporters (SLC4 family)), translated as MDDPSTLQDPERLSRHATRRSAATSATKSRWWRIHFFRGMIHDIKRRAPFFISDWTDAWDYRVVPATVYMFFANILPALAFSLDMFEKTHQNYGVNEVLLASVLGAVVFSLFAAQPLVIVGVTGPITVFNYTVYDIIAPRGTNYLGFMAWIGIWSLIMHWIIAITNMCNGLTYVTRFSCDIFGFYVAFVYLQKGIQVLTRQWGSDGETSAYLSIMVALLVLMSGWVCGEIGKSSLFHRWVRKFIEDYGTVLTIVFFTGFVHFGHMRDVSVSTLPISKSFFPTADRGWLVRFWDLSVGDIFLAVPFALLLTILFYFDHNGKRLLLYVPPLSLQQLR; from the exons ATGGACGATCCAAGCACTTTACAAGACCCCGAGCGCTTGTCGCGACACGCCACTCGTCGGTCTGCCGCAACGTCGGCTACGAAATCAAGATGGTGGCGTATACATTTCTTCCGCGGCATGATCCACGACATCAAGAGGAGAGCTCCGTTCTTCATAAGCGATTGGACCGATGCATGGGACTATCGAGTGGTTCCGGCGACGGTTTATATGTTCTTCGCTAA CATCCTGCCGGCCCTGGCCTTCTCGCTGGATATGTTTGAGAAAACTCACCAGAACTATGGCGTGAACGAAGTCCTGCTTGCATCAGTGCTTGGAGCAGTTGTTTTCTCATTGTTCGCTGCACAGCCGCTTGTCATTGTCGGTGTCACCG GTCCGATCACGGTCTTCAATTACACGGTCTATGATATCATAGCACCACGAGGCACCAATTACTTGGGCTTTATGGCATGGATAGGAAT ATGGTCACTGATTATGCACTggatcatcgccatcaccaacatGTGCAATGGATTGACATACGTCACCCGTTTCTCATGCGACATTTTCGGGTTCTATGTAGCCTTTGTCTATCTCCAGAAGGGGATCCAGGTTCTCACGCGACAATGGGGATCAGATGGAGAGACATCAGCATATCTCAGCATCATGGTCGCATTGCTGGTTCTCATGAGTGGCTGGGTCTGCGGTGAAATCGGCAAAAGCAGTCTCTTCCATCGTTGGGTTCGAAAGTTCATCGAAGACTACGGCACCGTACTGACCATTGTGTTCTTCACGGGTTTTGTTCACTTCGGACATATGCGTGATGTGAGCGTCTCGACTCTCCCGATCAGTAAATCCTTCTTTCCCACGGCGGACCGTGGTTGGCTGGTGCGCTTCTGGGATCTTAGTGTtggtgatatcttcctcgctGTCCCGTTCGCTTTGCTGTTGACCATACTGTTTTATTTTGACCACAATGGTAAGCGTCTTCTACTTTATGTCCCCCCTTTATCCTTGCAACAATTGCGCTGA
- a CDS encoding uncharacterized protein (predicted transporter (major facilitator superfamily)), producing the protein MADQIHRWNVAHKLEKRKLLVAINCVAALAIFFFGYDQGMMGGVNNSSDYLELMGIGYGANINGDTNVPVVTDSLLQGGIVSVYYLGTLVGALFGGWIGERIGRLKSIAVGSVWAIVGAALQCSAMNHQWIICARLINGIGTGVLNAIVPVWATETAEHTSRGQFIAIEFTLNIFGVVVAYWLEFGLSFIDEGRSAIRWRFPIAFQIILLFLLLGLVWFFPESPRWLVKVGREEEARYILGRLRGTGPEDGDKAEAEFRDICNVAELERSQKYSTSYFSMITGRGSGNLHIGRRVQLVVWLQIMQEWVGIAGVTVLGERFEQCLLHGKGNWESFVDFNCSCRSQFSTLVCVFTLDRIGRRWTLYWGSVGQGIAMFLAGGFSYLCKQANAAGDTSKASSYGAAAASMVFIFTSVFGATWLTVPWLYPAEIFPLSVRAKGNAWGVVGWSIGNGWLTLLCPIMFDSIGEKTLYIFGIANVITIPMVWALYPESNQRTLEQIDLLFAADSIWVWDAERNFQTLVENNPELTQATRARALSDTEKAKAIED; encoded by the exons ATGGCGGACCAAATCCATAGGTGGAATGTAGCCCACAAGTTGGAGAAGCGGAAACTGCTGGTCGCCATCAACTGCGTGGCTGCCTTGGctatattcttctttggctaTGACCAAGGGATGATGGGGGGAGTGAACAATTCCAGCGATTATCTCGAGCTTATGGGCATAGGCTATGGAGCGAATATAAACGGTGACACGAATGTCCCCGTTGTCACCGACAGTCTGCTCCAGGGGGGCATTGTCTCCGTCTATTATTTAGGCACCCTAGTCGGTGCTCTTTTCGGGGGCTGGATTGGCGAAAGAATAGGACGGTTGAAGAGTATTGCAGTTGGATCAGTGTGGGCCATTGTTGGTGCTGCACTGCAATGCTCAGCTATGAATCATCAATGGATCATCTGCG CTCGGTTGATTAACGGCATTGGCACCGGCGTTCTGAATGCAATTGTTCCTGTGTGGGCAACGGAAACGGCCGAGCACACATCTCGGGGTCAATTTATCGCAATCGAATTCACATTGAACATCTTCGGTGTCGTGGTTGCATATTGGTTAGAATT CGGCCTTTCTTTCATCGATGAAGGACGTTCAGCTATACGTTGGCGGTTTCCGATTGCATTCCAAATCATTCTTTTATTCCTATTGCTGGGCCTCGTCTGGTTCTTCCCCGAGTCTCCAAGATGGTTGGTCAAGGTTGGTCGCGAGGAGGAAGCACGCTACATTCTCGGTCGATTGCGTGGAACAGGCCCCGAGGACGGGGACAAGGCGGAGGCTGAATTCCGGGATATCTGCAACGTGGCTGAGCTTGAAAGGTCCCAGAAATACAGCACCTCATACTTCTCCATGATCACTGGGAGGGGTTCGGGCAATCTTCACATCGGTCGCCGGGTACAGCTGGTTGTATGGTTGCAAATCATGCAGGAATGGGTAGGAATTGCTGGAGTGACAGTTT TGGGTGAGCGGTTTGAACAATGTCTTCTACATGGTAAGGGTAACTGGGAAAGCTTTGTCGATTTTAATTGCTCATGCCGCTCGCAGTTCTCAACTTTAGTCTGTGTCTTTACCTTGGACCGGATTGGCCGTCGCTGGACCTTGTACTGGGGCTCTGTCGGACAAGGCATTGCAATGTTCCTTGCTGGAGGCTTCTCCTATCTCTGTAAGCAGGCAAATGCTGCAGGAGATACCAGCAAAGCTTCATCGTATGGTGCTGCTGCCGCCTCTATGgtctttatttttacttcTGTCTTTGGGGCGACATGGCTCA CGGTTCCGTGGCTGTATCCTGCAGAAATCTTCCCACTCTCGGTTCGTGCCAAAGGAAATGCATGGGGTGTAGTGGGATGGAGTATTGGAAATGGCTGGCTG ACCCTCCTCTGTCCCATTATGTTCGATTCTATTGGAGAAAAGACCCTTTATATTTTCGGAATTGCCAATGTTATCACGATCCCGATGGTGTGGGCTTTATACCCCGAGTCAAACCAGCGCACATTGGAACAAATAGATCTGCTGTTCGCAGCCGACAGCATTTGGGTGTGGGACGCCGAGCGAAACTTCCAGACTCTGGTGGAAAACAACCCTGAGCTGACGCAAGCAACCCGAGCTCGTGCTCTTTCAGACacagagaaggccaaggcgATTGAGGACTAG